From the genome of Triticum aestivum cultivar Chinese Spring chromosome 3B, IWGSC CS RefSeq v2.1, whole genome shotgun sequence, one region includes:
- the LOC123067157 gene encoding putative E3 ubiquitin-protein ligase SINA-like 6: protein MKEGESRATRVSAKEVKSESEKGEVTMQDEGEAGDALVAVESMAPTQIDVRMDVTLLHCQGCLLPLKPPVFKCDAVGHVVCYYCRAGHRTVCSRANTHCGQLDKVVGAAKVPCPYKAFGCERYVVFHEAADHQRVCLSAPCTCPESACAFMGSRAMLVDHFAADHQRPAVTVRYGRSWSLSFSLSHGWHLLVGEEDRSVFLVSLCLLGAGTAVSLMCIRPDGEAETGPRFWCKLSIERRGGDKDYDLVLMTSPVISNALSTCAPALGQGMFLVVPQELLSGDMLTLSVRIDLIPPAAVAPKSTTPQARVPRRMQ from the exons ATGAAGGAAGGGGAGAGTCGTGCAACAAGGGTGAGTGCCAAGGAGGTGAAGTCGGAGTCGGAGAAAGGGGAGGTGACGATGCAGGACGAAGGCGAAGCAGGGGATGCGTTGGTGGCGGTGGAATCCATGGCACCGACGCAGATCGACGTGAGGATGGACGTGACACTCCTCCATTGCCAGGGCTGCCTCCTCCCCCTCAAGCCCCCCGTGTTCAAG TGCGATGCCGTAGGGCACGTAGTGTGCTACTACTGCCGTGCCGGGCACCGCACCGTCTGCAGCCGTGCCAACACCCACTGCGGCCAGCTGGACAAGGTGGTCGGCGCCGCCAAGGTGCCATGCCCCTACAAGGCGTTCGGCTGCGAGCGCTACGTGGTGTTCCATGAGGCTGCGGACCACCAGCGCGTGTGCCTGTCCGCGCCCTGCACCTGCCCGGAGTCCGCATGCGCTTTCATGGGCTCCCGCGCGATGCTGGTCGACCACTTCGCCGCCGATCACCAGCGCCCCGCCGTCACGGTCCGCTATGGCCGGTCTTGGAGCCTAAGCTTCTCCCTGTCGCACGGCTGGCACCTGCTCGTCGGGGAGGAGGACCGCAGCGTGTTCCTCGTCTCCCTCTGCCTGCTCGGTGCGGGCACCGCCGTGTCACTGATGTGCATCAGGCCGGACGGCGAGGCTGAGACGGGGCCCCGGTTCTGGTGCAAGCTCTCCATTGAGCGTCGTGGCGGCGACAAGGACTACGACCTAGTTCTCATGACCTCGCCGGTGATCAGCAACGCGCTGTCCACGTGCGCGCCGGCGTTGGGCCAGGGGATGTTCTTGGTGGTGCCCCAGGAGCTGCTCTCCGGCGACATGCTCACCCTCAGCGTCCGGATCGATCTGATCCCACCTGCCGCCGTCGCTCCCAAGTCAACTACACCGCAGGCCAGGGTGCCGCGGAGGATGCAGTGA
- the LOC123064380 gene encoding putative E3 ubiquitin-protein ligase SINA-like 6, whose product MRTQAASSAMEMELPNLNVPVKQEIVVHTAGAQGRGGGGGAIAEASEHGTRRTEPTVRIEANMLDCPICSSPFKPPVFQCKGGHLACGSCVAKLPWKQCQRCDHGGDFHGCPFVDAFVSSARMKCDHHGCGRQVTYHKLDDHKSACPLAPCKCPVSGCGFEGPPPALRHHLSAVHSMPVHAVQYGKVLQLEVPVSEPRRLLFAEEDGRAFLVVGGSLGLGVPIALSVVCIRAGASPPPHYVAKVWANGPPAAANDRTDTVRADIQVTSSKEPGAVAVEELTFLTVPHKLLAGAGPSRAVSLHLRIDKITS is encoded by the exons ATGCGAACGCAGGCTGCTAGTTCGGCCATGGAGATGGAGCTGCCCAATCTCAATGTCCCGGTGAAGCAAGAAATCGTTGTGCATACTGCAGGAGCCCAAGgaagaggaggtggtggcggcgccaTCGCGGAGGCGTCGGAACACGGCACGAGGAGGACGGAGCCCACCGTGAGGATTGAAGCCAACATGCTTGACTGCCCCATCTGCTCCTCCCCCTTCAAGCCTCCCGTCTTCCAG TGCAAAGGCGGGCACCTGGCTTGCGGCAGCTGCGTCGCCAAGCTCCCCTGGAAGCAGTGCCAGAGGTGCGACCACGGCGGCGACTTCCACGGCTGCCCCTTTGTGGACGCCTTCGTCTCCTCGGCCAGGATGAAGTGCGACCACCACGGATGCGGCCGCCAGGTCACCTACCACAAGCTCGACGACCACAAGAGCGCGTGCCCGCTCGCGCCCTGCAAGTGCCCGGTGTCCGGCTGCGGCttcgaaggcccgccgccggcgctccgcCACCACCTCAGCGCCGTCCATTCCATGCCGGTGCACGCGGttcagtacggcaaggtgctccagctcgAGGTGCCCGTGTCGGAGCCGCGCCGcctgctgttcgcggaggaggacggccgtgcGTTCCTCGTGGTCGGCGGCTCGCTCGGCCTGGGCGTGCCCATCGCCTTGTCGGTGGTGTGCATCAGGGCGGGGGCGTCCCCGccgccgcactacgtggccaaggtGTGGGCGAACGGGCCGCCGGCGGCCGCCAACGACAGGACCGACACGGTCCGGGCGGACATCCAGGTGACGAGCAGCAAGGAGCCCGGCGCCGTCGCCGTggaggagctgaccttcttgacggTGCCGcacaagctgctggccggggctggcCCGTCCAGGGCGGTGTCCCTCCACCTTCGCATTGACAAGATCACCTCCTAA